In Rhizophagus irregularis chromosome 19, complete sequence, the following are encoded in one genomic region:
- a CDS encoding Elongation factor 2: MDRTTNVRNISVIAHVDHGKSTLTDSLVSKAGIMAQQKTGNRYTDERPDEQERCITIKSTAISMYFEFPKKDLVDVNGKTDGEGFLINLIDSPGHVDFSSEVTAALRVTDGALVVVDCVEGVCVQTETVLRQALTERIKPVVIINKVDRALLELQLTKEDLYKSFQRTIESVNVVISTYFDKALGEIQVYPENGTVAFGSGLQGWGFTLHQFAQRYSKKFGVDKIKLMQKLWGENYFNPITKKWSKQPTADKGGVTERAFCKFVLDPIYKLFDAVINSKKEELEKILEKLEITLKSDEKDLEGKELLKLVMNKFLPASDALLEMIIIHLPSPVSAQKYRAEMLYEGPADDECAIGIRNCDPKAPLMFYVSKMVPSTDRGRFYAFGRVFSGTVRSGLKVRIQGPNYQPGKKDDLFIKPIQRTILMMARFVESIEECPAGNIACLVGIDQYLLKSGTITTSETAHNLRIMKFSVSPVVQVAVEVKNPNDLSKLVEGLKCLSKSDPCVKVSTSESGEHIVAGAGELHLEICIKDLQDDYAQVPIKISEPVVSYRETVQTESSIIALSKSPNKHNRIYMKAFPLQEELSNDIENEKISSRDDVKLRARALADNYGWDVTDARKIWCFGPDNVGPNLLVDVTKGVQYLNEIKDSCISAFQWATKEGVCSEENMRSCRFNILDVVLHADAIHRGGGQIIPTCRRVIRAASLTATPGLMEPIFLVEIQCPEVAMGGIYGVLNRRRGHVFAEEQRPGTPLYTVKAYLPVNESFGFTADLRSNTGGQAFPQCMFSHWQLMNGTPLEPGTVANIVKGIRKRKGLSEEIPSLDNYLDKL, translated from the exons atggATCGAACCACAAACGTGCGTAATATTTCTGTTATCGCACATGTTGATCATGGAAAGTCCACGCTTACTGATTCTTTGGTATCCAAGGCCGGTATTATGGCTCAGCAGAAAACTGGTAATCGATACACAGATGAACGTCCTGATGAACAAGAACGTTGCATTACAATCAAATCTACAGCAATTTCAATGTATTTTGAATTTCCAAAGAAGGATTTAGTAGATGTGAATGGAAAGACTGATG gcGAAGGattcttaattaatttgattgatTCTCCTGGACATGTAGACTTTTCATCTGAAGTAACAGCTGCTCTTCGAGTTACTGATGGTGCCTTAGTTGTCGTTGATTGTGTTGAGGGCGTATGCGTGCAGACAGAAACCGTCTTACGACAAGCTCTTACTGAACGAATAAAGCCTGtagtaattattaacaaagttGATCGAGCCTTATTGGAATTACAACTTACAAAAGAAGATTTGTACAAA TCTTTTCAACGTACAATTGAATCAGTAAATGTCGTTATTTCGACTTATTTTGACAAAGCTCTCGGTGAAATACAAGTTTACCCCGAGAATGGTACTGTTGCTTTTGGATCAGGTCTTCAAGGGTGGGGTTTTACTCTTCATCAATTTGCTCAACgatattctaaaaaatttggtGTTGACAAAATAAAGTTGATGCAAAAGCTTTGGGGTGAAAACTATTTCAATCCTATAACCAAGAAATGGTCCAAACAACCGACTGCTGATAAGGGTGGTGTGACTGAACGTGCCTTTTGTAAGTTTGTCTTGGATCCTatctataaattatttgatgcTGTCATAAATTCTAAGAAAGAAGAACTTGAAAAAATTCTCGAAAAGTTggaaattactttaaaaagtGATGAAAAAGATCTAGAAGGAAAAGAACTACTTAAACTCGTAATGAATAAATTCTTGCCTGCTTCCGATGCTTTACtggaaatgataataattcatCTACCATCACCTGTATCTGCTCAAAAATATCGTGCTGAAATGTTGTACGAAGGTCCTGCTGATGATGAGTGTGCTATCGGTATACGTAACTGCGATCCTAAGGCGCCTCTAATGTTTTATGTGTCTAAAATGGTACCATCAACTGATAGAGGCCGTTTCTACGCTTTTGGACGTGTATTTTCGGGTACTGTTAGATCTGGTCTTAAAGTTCGTATTCAAGGTCCTAACTATCAACCTGGTAAAAAGGACGATTTGTTTATCAAACCTATTCAACGCACAATTCTTATGATGGCACGTTTTGTTGAATCTATTGAAGAATGTCCTGCTGGTAACATTGCTTGTCTCGTTGGTATTGACCAATATCTACTTAAGTCTGGTACTATTACTACTTCGGAAACTGCTCATAATTTGAGAATCATGAAATTCTCCGTATCACCTGTAGTCCAAGTAGCTGTTGAAGtaaaaaatccaaatgatTTATCCAAATTAGTTGAAGGATTAAAATGTTTGTCTAAATCAGATCCTTGTGTTAAAGTTAGCACTTCAGAATCTGGTGAACATATTGTAGCTGGTGCGGGAGAATTACATTTAGAAATTTGCATAAAAGATTTACAAGATGATTATGCTCAAGTTCCAATCAAAATTAGTGAACCTGTTGTATCTTATAGAGAAACTGTTCAAACTGAATCATCAATAATTGCTTTATCAAAATCGCCGAACAAGCATAACCGTATATATATGAAAGCTTTTCCTTTACAAGAAGAACTTTCCAACGACATTGAAAACGAAAAAATTTCATCCCGGGATGACGTCAAGTTACGTGCACGTGCCCTTGCTGATAATTACGGCTGGGACGTTACCGATGCTCGTAAGATTTGGTGTTTTGGTCCTGATAATGTTGGACCAAACTTGTTGGTTGATGTAACCAAGGGAGTTCAATACCTTAATGAAATCAAGGATTCTTGTATTTCCGCTTTCCAATGGGCTACAAAAGAAGGTGTATGCTCTGAAGAAAATATGCGATCTTGTCGCTTTAACATTCTTGATGTGGTATTACACGCTGATGCTATTCATCGTGGTGGTGGACAAATAATTCCTACATGTCGTCGCGTTATACGTGCTGCATCTTTAACAGCTACTCCCGGTCTCATGGAGCCTATTTTTCTCGTAGAAATACAATGTCCTGAAGTTGCCATGGGTGGCATATATGGTGTCTTAAATAGACGTCGTGGTCACGTTTTTGCAGAAGAACAACGTCCTGGTACTCCATTGTACACCGTTAAAGCTTATTTGCCT GTAAACGAATCCTTTGGTTTCACTGCCGATCTTCGTTCAAATACGGGAGGTCAAGCCTTTCCTCAATGTATGTTCTCTCATTGGCAACTTATGAATGGAACTCCATTAGAACCCGGTACAGTAGCAAATATAGTGAAAGGAATAAGGAAAAGAAAAGGTCTCTCAGAAGAA aTACCTAGTTTGGATAATTACCTTGATAAACTCTGA